The following proteins come from a genomic window of Ilumatobacter coccineus YM16-304:
- a CDS encoding EamA family transporter: protein MPALLAIASACTFGVADFLGGLATRKAAVVAVTLITNLAGAALAVVLVVAIDGDWSIEAVAWGAAGGLAGLAGLLLLYQGLAEGPNRLVSPLSAVVAAAVPVIVGVALGDRPAMIALVGICVVPVAVWLVAGGDIALAGASRRPLALGVGAGLGFGTFFVLLAQTPDDAGAVPLLMARATSVTVLLAATLVTRPPTPDRSTVGIAVAAGALDMTANGLFLWSTLDGDLAIVGALVSLFPATTVLLAVIFLNERLDRKQSLGLALAVTAAALLS from the coding sequence ATGCCCGCTCTGCTCGCCATCGCATCAGCGTGCACGTTCGGTGTCGCCGACTTCCTCGGCGGACTCGCCACCCGCAAAGCAGCCGTCGTCGCGGTCACGCTGATCACGAACCTCGCAGGTGCCGCTCTCGCCGTCGTGCTCGTCGTCGCGATCGACGGGGACTGGTCCATCGAGGCCGTCGCCTGGGGCGCAGCCGGAGGACTCGCGGGCCTCGCCGGGCTCCTGCTTCTCTACCAGGGTCTGGCCGAGGGACCGAACCGCCTCGTGAGCCCACTGAGCGCAGTGGTCGCCGCAGCGGTTCCCGTGATCGTCGGTGTGGCGCTCGGTGATCGCCCGGCGATGATCGCGCTCGTCGGGATCTGTGTGGTCCCGGTCGCGGTGTGGCTCGTGGCAGGCGGCGACATCGCCTTGGCCGGCGCGTCCCGGCGACCACTCGCGCTCGGCGTCGGAGCCGGCCTGGGATTCGGCACGTTCTTCGTGCTCCTTGCTCAGACCCCCGATGACGCCGGGGCCGTGCCGCTGCTCATGGCGAGAGCGACCTCGGTCACCGTGCTCCTCGCCGCCACCCTCGTTACCCGACCGCCAACACCCGACAGATCGACCGTCGGCATCGCCGTCGCAGCGGGCGCACTCGACATGACCGCCAACGGTCTCTTCCTGTGGTCCACACTCGACGGCGACCTCGCCATCGTCGGGGCGCTCGTCAGCCTCTTCCCGGCCACCACCGTGCTCCTCGCCGTGATCTTCCTCAACGAACGACTCGACCGCAAACAATCCCTCGGCCTCGCGCTCGCCGTCACCGCCGCCGCACTCCTCAGCTGA
- a CDS encoding type II toxin-antitoxin system PemK/MazF family toxin, giving the protein MRRGEIWTAAAGSGYAGKPRPVVIIQDDLFDATASVTVCAFTTDDTDAPLFRIPVAADEATGIRQPSRLMIDKITTVPRAKLGERIGRLSDDDMARLARSVIVFLGLATS; this is encoded by the coding sequence GTGAGGCGCGGCGAGATCTGGACCGCGGCCGCCGGGAGCGGGTACGCCGGCAAACCGCGACCGGTCGTCATCATCCAAGACGATCTTTTCGACGCGACTGCGTCGGTCACGGTCTGCGCGTTCACCACCGACGACACCGATGCTCCACTGTTTCGAATACCTGTCGCCGCCGACGAGGCGACCGGAATCCGCCAACCGAGCCGGCTCATGATCGACAAGATCACGACCGTTCCTCGTGCGAAACTTGGCGAACGGATCGGCCGACTATCCGACGACGACATGGCCAGACTCGCACGATCGGTCATCGTGTTCCTCGGCCTCGCAACATCGTGA
- a CDS encoding type II toxin-antitoxin system ParD family antitoxin has translation MSRNTMSFALPENMRDYIDARVSDGSYGNTSEYLRELIRRDQREQASQRLRDLIADGLASGDGREATDDVIDELRKRALGTDA, from the coding sequence ATGAGTCGAAACACGATGAGCTTCGCACTCCCGGAGAACATGCGGGACTACATCGACGCGCGAGTCAGCGACGGGAGCTACGGCAACACGAGCGAATACCTTCGCGAGTTGATCCGCCGCGACCAGCGCGAGCAAGCATCTCAGCGACTCAGAGATCTGATCGCCGACGGGCTCGCATCCGGCGACGGCCGCGAAGCAACCGATGACGTGATCGACGAACTGCGCAAGCGAGCACTCGGCACCGACGCGTGA
- the tpx gene encoding thiol peroxidase, giving the protein MAEVTLGGNPVHTSGELPEVGSSAPAFTLTGSDLGDVSASDFEGKNLVLNIFPSVDTPTCATSVRTFNERAASLDNTEVLCVSADLPFAQGRFCGAEGIDNVKTASTFRSSFGADYGIDLTDGPLAGVLSRAVVVVGPDGTVKHTELVGEIAQEPDYDAALGAI; this is encoded by the coding sequence ATGGCTGAAGTCACTCTCGGGGGCAACCCCGTCCACACGTCCGGCGAGCTTCCCGAAGTCGGAAGCTCCGCACCCGCATTCACCCTCACCGGGTCCGATCTCGGCGACGTCTCGGCGTCCGACTTCGAGGGCAAGAATCTCGTCCTCAACATCTTCCCGTCGGTCGACACGCCGACCTGCGCCACTAGCGTGCGCACCTTCAACGAGCGGGCCGCTTCACTCGACAACACCGAGGTGCTCTGCGTCTCGGCCGACCTGCCGTTCGCCCAGGGCCGGTTCTGCGGCGCCGAAGGCATCGACAACGTCAAGACGGCGTCGACGTTCCGCTCGTCGTTCGGCGCCGACTACGGCATCGACCTCACCGACGGACCACTCGCCGGCGTTCTCTCGCGCGCTGTCGTGGTCGTCGGCCCCGACGGCACCGTCAAGCACACCGAGCTCGTCGGCGAGATCGCACAAGAGCCCGACTACGACGCTGCGCTCGGCGCCATCTGA
- a CDS encoding long-chain fatty acid--CoA ligase, whose protein sequence is MQGLMQDVPLTITHLFDRAEKYHGHKEIITATPQGVERTTYGQWARRTRQLAGVLDTLGISADGRVATFAWNTARHLELYFAAPCTGRVLHTLNIRLFPEQLTYIVNHADDEVIFIDNSLMGLLTPLLPTFERLKHLVIMDDSGAGLPDQGALGVDVQVHDYEALLAAEEPIDFPEITDERRAASMCYTSGTTGNPKGVVYTHRSTFLHTMGAMMVDSLGARESDVILPVVPMFHANAWGLAHAAVATGATLVMPGPDLSGPAVAKLIVDERVTVAAGVPTIWMAVLPELKGKDTSSLRSIPCGGSAVPKSLSEGYREQLGLPILQAWGMTETSPIASVCHLDADQTQLSIDEQAELRTQVGRISFGVEARVVDPETLEPQPWDGESSGELQCRGNWIAADYYDDPRSSESFTADGWLKTGDVAAVDERGRIRLVDRTKDLIKSGGEWISSVELENEIMAHPDVAEAAVIGVTHPKWGEAAVACVVKAPGAEVTEASILEFLDGKVAKWQLPKSVVWIDEVPKTSVGKFSKKDLRSEFGDVLMNQ, encoded by the coding sequence ATGCAAGGGCTGATGCAAGACGTTCCGTTGACGATCACACATCTCTTCGATCGTGCCGAGAAGTACCACGGGCACAAGGAGATCATCACGGCGACGCCGCAGGGCGTCGAACGCACCACCTATGGGCAGTGGGCGCGCCGGACGCGTCAACTCGCCGGCGTGCTCGACACCCTCGGCATCTCGGCCGACGGCCGCGTCGCCACCTTCGCGTGGAACACCGCCCGCCACCTCGAGCTGTACTTCGCTGCTCCCTGCACCGGTCGGGTGCTCCACACGCTCAACATCCGCCTGTTCCCCGAGCAGCTCACCTACATCGTCAACCACGCCGACGACGAGGTGATCTTCATCGACAACTCGCTCATGGGCCTGCTCACCCCGCTGTTGCCGACGTTCGAGCGGCTGAAGCACCTCGTGATCATGGACGACTCGGGCGCTGGCCTGCCCGACCAGGGCGCCCTCGGCGTCGACGTGCAGGTCCACGACTACGAAGCGCTGCTCGCGGCGGAGGAACCGATCGACTTCCCCGAGATCACCGACGAGCGTCGTGCCGCGAGCATGTGTTACACGAGTGGCACGACCGGCAACCCGAAGGGCGTCGTCTACACCCACCGTTCGACGTTCCTGCACACGATGGGCGCCATGATGGTCGACAGCCTCGGCGCCCGCGAGTCCGACGTGATCCTCCCGGTGGTGCCGATGTTCCACGCCAACGCGTGGGGGCTCGCGCACGCCGCGGTCGCTACTGGCGCCACGCTGGTGATGCCCGGTCCCGACCTGTCGGGGCCCGCCGTGGCGAAGTTGATCGTCGACGAGCGCGTCACGGTCGCCGCCGGCGTGCCGACGATCTGGATGGCCGTGCTGCCCGAACTGAAGGGCAAGGACACGTCGTCGCTGCGCTCGATTCCGTGCGGTGGCTCGGCGGTGCCGAAGTCGCTGTCGGAGGGATACCGCGAGCAGCTCGGCCTGCCGATCCTGCAGGCGTGGGGGATGACCGAGACCAGCCCGATCGCGTCGGTGTGCCATCTCGACGCCGACCAGACACAGCTCTCGATCGACGAGCAGGCCGAGCTGCGCACACAGGTCGGTCGCATCAGCTTCGGTGTGGAGGCTCGCGTCGTCGATCCCGAGACGCTCGAACCGCAGCCGTGGGACGGCGAGTCGAGCGGAGAACTCCAGTGCCGCGGCAACTGGATCGCTGCCGACTACTACGACGATCCGCGCAGCTCCGAGAGCTTCACCGCCGACGGTTGGCTCAAGACCGGTGACGTCGCCGCCGTCGACGAGCGCGGTCGCATTCGGCTCGTCGACCGCACCAAAGACCTCATCAAGTCGGGCGGCGAGTGGATCAGCTCCGTCGAACTCGAGAACGAGATCATGGCGCACCCCGACGTCGCCGAGGCCGCGGTCATCGGCGTCACGCACCCCAAGTGGGGCGAAGCCGCGGTCGCCTGCGTGGTCAAGGCGCCGGGCGCCGAGGTGACCGAAGCGTCGATCCTCGAGTTCCTCGACGGCAAGGTCGCCAAGTGGCAGCTTCCGAAGAGCGTGGTGTGGATCGACGAGGTCCCCAAGACCAGCGTCGGCAAGTTCTCGAAGAAGGACCTGCGGTCCGAATTCGGCGACGTGTTGATGAACCAATGA
- a CDS encoding helix-turn-helix domain-containing protein, which yields MEVSASVGAVVRAERKERGWSLDRAATRLGVSRRLLTQIESGSANPSLSTLLSIANGFGIDLTNLVAQAPGSRDAVLQTDNGSAAVLWSTDAGSAARLLVGMGPLEMWVWRLEPGESKRSDAHSAGSLEALIVNSGRVEVDIEGGETHTVDTGQSLIFAADVDHGYRSVADGAAEFHLAVFDPIDSPAGR from the coding sequence ATGGAAGTGAGTGCATCGGTGGGTGCGGTCGTGCGTGCGGAACGCAAGGAGCGGGGTTGGTCGCTCGATCGCGCTGCAACCCGGCTAGGGGTGAGTCGGCGTCTGCTGACGCAGATCGAATCGGGATCGGCGAACCCGTCGCTGTCGACGCTGCTGTCGATCGCGAACGGGTTCGGAATCGACCTGACCAACCTGGTCGCGCAGGCTCCCGGCTCCCGTGACGCGGTGCTGCAGACGGACAACGGATCTGCTGCGGTGCTGTGGTCCACCGATGCGGGAAGCGCGGCGCGACTCCTCGTGGGGATGGGGCCGCTCGAGATGTGGGTCTGGCGACTCGAGCCCGGTGAGTCGAAACGATCCGACGCGCACAGCGCCGGCAGCCTCGAAGCGCTGATCGTGAACTCCGGTCGAGTCGAGGTCGACATCGAGGGCGGCGAGACCCACACCGTGGATACTGGCCAGTCACTGATCTTCGCTGCCGACGTCGACCACGGATACCGCAGTGTCGCCGACGGTGCCGCCGAGTTCCACCTTGCCGTGTTCGATCCCATCGACAGCCCCGCCGGCCGCTGA
- a CDS encoding antitoxin MazE family protein: MARQRSTSASAVRVRAHRERLRAQGLRPVQFWVPDVRSPQFAQQAHDQSLAVATSGQESDDQAFIDALGDEE; the protein is encoded by the coding sequence ATGGCTCGTCAACGTTCGACTTCGGCAAGTGCGGTCCGCGTGCGCGCTCATCGCGAGCGGCTCCGCGCGCAGGGCTTGCGGCCAGTTCAATTCTGGGTGCCCGACGTCCGATCACCCCAGTTCGCACAGCAAGCCCACGATCAATCGCTCGCCGTTGCCACGAGCGGCCAGGAGTCTGATGATCAAGCGTTCATCGACGCCCTCGGCGACGAAGAGTGA
- a CDS encoding cytochrome b/b6 domain-containing protein — translation MTSLDDSSTDVSTSDGAELVAKKKHSLALRWMHWINFPVLMVMMWSGMRIYWADLRDPYAFGFFGWELFEFWPDGVNGFLELERKLAKGIAFHLVFGWFFVANGVAYAIHLSRNGNWRYLIPDTQGVKDASKVVLHDLHLRDEAPPQGKYNAMQQLTYTAVIVLAAVLVATGFAIYKPGQLALLEAAFGGYDHARFIHFSVTVLLILFFFVHLVQVARAGWRNFTSIITGYRLERRSELLPPVDDEQKGSVDT, via the coding sequence GTGACCTCGCTCGACGACTCATCCACCGACGTGTCGACGTCGGACGGCGCGGAACTCGTCGCCAAGAAGAAGCACTCGCTCGCGCTGCGCTGGATGCACTGGATCAACTTCCCCGTGCTCATGGTGATGATGTGGAGCGGCATGCGCATCTACTGGGCCGATCTGCGCGACCCGTACGCGTTCGGTTTCTTCGGCTGGGAGCTCTTCGAGTTCTGGCCCGACGGGGTGAACGGGTTCCTCGAACTCGAACGCAAGCTGGCGAAGGGGATCGCCTTCCACCTCGTGTTCGGCTGGTTCTTCGTCGCGAACGGGGTGGCCTATGCGATCCACCTGTCGCGCAACGGCAACTGGCGCTACCTGATCCCGGACACTCAGGGCGTGAAGGATGCGTCGAAGGTGGTGCTCCACGACCTGCACCTGCGTGACGAGGCGCCGCCGCAGGGCAAGTACAACGCCATGCAGCAGCTCACCTACACGGCCGTCATCGTGTTGGCGGCGGTGCTGGTCGCCACCGGGTTCGCGATCTACAAGCCCGGGCAACTCGCACTGCTCGAAGCCGCATTCGGTGGCTACGACCACGCACGGTTCATCCACTTCTCGGTGACGGTGCTGCTCATCTTGTTCTTCTTCGTGCACCTCGTGCAGGTCGCCCGTGCCGGCTGGCGCAACTTCACGTCGATCATCACCGGGTACCGACTGGAGCGGCGAAGCGAGCTGCTGCCACCGGTCGACGACGAGCAGAAAGGGAGCGTCGACACATGA
- a CDS encoding cupredoxin domain-containing protein, whose amino-acid sequence MKTLIRVGLAAAALVGSACAPDPHDVYTVEAPPATRAPLPATTVPVESEPAADGEPPAPPEPTTFAPNGEVVEVRSLDNTFRLETIEIDAGTEVLWVNGGRNEHNVLPVDEVAAFAGFRVEREDFTPGDEYSYVFDTPGVFPYYCSIHGTQNAGMIGTVIVNAPA is encoded by the coding sequence ATGAAGACGCTGATCCGAGTCGGCCTCGCGGCCGCGGCGCTCGTGGGGAGCGCGTGCGCACCCGACCCTCACGACGTGTACACCGTCGAGGCCCCACCCGCCACCCGCGCCCCGCTGCCGGCCACCACGGTCCCGGTCGAGTCCGAGCCTGCGGCCGACGGGGAGCCCCCGGCGCCGCCCGAGCCGACCACGTTCGCCCCGAACGGCGAGGTGGTCGAGGTCCGATCGCTCGACAACACGTTCCGTCTCGAGACGATCGAGATCGACGCCGGCACCGAGGTGCTCTGGGTCAACGGCGGACGCAACGAGCACAACGTGCTGCCCGTCGACGAAGTTGCCGCGTTCGCCGGATTCCGGGTGGAGCGCGAGGACTTCACACCGGGGGACGAGTACTCGTACGTGTTCGACACGCCCGGTGTGTTCCCGTACTACTGCTCGATCCACGGCACCCAGAACGCCGGGATGATCGGCACCGTCATCGTCAACGCTCCCGCCTGA
- a CDS encoding molybdopterin-dependent oxidoreductase — protein sequence MTSDRERHLRELTDDGEIIDRAEYTKRSRRAFLSFGALGVGAYLGFRTIQNRPEERGIPDVLRSGLDVNAAVWSKLERDGARARTFAISDREALRVNGDHGLEDGSGDYIEIPDDEAAAWEINLTGTDGSDLAPIPLASIKSDFEVHDMVWEHKCIEGWANIVHWTGVRFSDVLERYAPEQASAEWMVLRTPRQRTPTVRRDYSSAIENYTMLHAQTLLAWQLNGVDLTAAHGAPIRIVTPLKYGIKQLKRIGSIEFTNDTPTDYWTDRGYDLHAGF from the coding sequence ATGACCTCCGATCGCGAACGCCACCTGCGTGAACTCACCGACGACGGTGAGATCATCGACCGAGCGGAGTACACGAAGCGCTCTCGACGAGCGTTCCTCTCGTTCGGAGCACTCGGTGTCGGGGCCTATCTCGGCTTCCGCACCATCCAGAACCGCCCGGAGGAACGGGGTATCCCCGACGTGCTGCGCAGCGGTCTCGACGTCAACGCCGCGGTGTGGAGCAAGCTCGAACGCGACGGAGCCCGCGCTCGTACGTTCGCCATCTCGGATCGCGAAGCGCTGCGGGTCAACGGCGACCACGGGCTCGAAGACGGATCGGGTGACTACATCGAGATTCCCGACGACGAGGCCGCAGCGTGGGAGATCAACCTGACGGGCACCGATGGCTCGGATCTCGCCCCGATCCCGCTGGCGTCGATCAAGTCCGACTTCGAGGTCCACGACATGGTGTGGGAACACAAGTGCATCGAAGGCTGGGCGAACATCGTCCACTGGACCGGCGTCCGATTCTCCGACGTGCTCGAACGGTACGCGCCCGAACAGGCGTCGGCGGAGTGGATGGTGCTGCGGACGCCGCGTCAGCGCACGCCCACCGTTCGCCGTGACTACAGCTCGGCGATCGAGAACTACACGATGCTGCACGCTCAGACGTTGCTCGCCTGGCAACTGAACGGGGTCGACTTGACCGCAGCCCACGGCGCTCCGATCCGGATCGTCACGCCGCTGAAGTACGGCATCAAGCAGTTGAAGCGCATCGGGTCGATCGAGTTCACCAACGACACGCCCACCGACTACTGGACCGACCGCGGCTACGACCTCCACGCCGGTTTCTAG
- a CDS encoding FMN-binding negative transcriptional regulator, with amino-acid sequence MYTPVAFEMGTRPDITEAIRRAGFGHLVSHHLDADDGPRLTATALPFVVDDELSLARAHFAKANPHWRDIDGRQALLIVPIVDAYVSPRWYPSKAEHGQVVPTSNYELIHLHGVVEIHHDAHWKRKVVEDLTRENEGRVDDPELVEPWAVSDAPASFIDGQLKAIVGIELHVERVEAKQKLSQNRPEQDRLGVIDGLARSQNHGAIETSNRMREKGR; translated from the coding sequence ATGTACACACCCGTAGCGTTCGAGATGGGCACCCGCCCGGACATCACCGAAGCGATCCGACGCGCCGGGTTCGGTCACCTCGTCTCCCACCACCTTGACGCCGATGACGGCCCACGGCTGACCGCGACTGCCCTCCCATTCGTCGTCGACGACGAACTCTCGCTGGCCCGTGCGCACTTCGCCAAAGCGAATCCCCACTGGCGAGACATCGATGGCCGCCAGGCTCTCCTGATCGTCCCGATCGTCGATGCGTACGTGTCGCCACGCTGGTACCCGTCGAAGGCTGAACACGGCCAGGTCGTGCCCACGTCGAACTACGAGTTGATCCATCTCCACGGAGTCGTCGAGATCCACCACGATGCCCATTGGAAGCGGAAGGTCGTCGAGGATCTGACCCGGGAGAACGAGGGTCGGGTCGATGACCCCGAACTGGTTGAACCGTGGGCGGTGTCCGACGCCCCGGCGTCGTTCATCGATGGACAACTCAAAGCGATCGTCGGGATCGAACTTCATGTCGAACGCGTCGAAGCAAAACAGAAGCTGAGCCAGAACCGCCCGGAGCAGGACCGCCTCGGAGTCATCGACGGACTCGCCAGGTCACAGAACCACGGCGCCATCGAAACCTCGAATCGAATGCGCGAAAAAGGCCGATAG
- a CDS encoding B3/B4 domain-containing protein — protein sequence MVQHAWSEVDLDEWLAAVSIDQAIFDLRPDYCAGLMVVAGISAGPSDTDSDHWLQAADSCDIDLDDEHLEHWRDTYRAFGAKPNRTRPSADALSRRAQKNGLPRINKITDTYNAISLLQRIPIGVENLDAYLGPARLVRAEGTEQFHTISDGLSVVEHPEPGEPIWRDDTGVTCRRWNWRQTTRTAITDATADALFIVDALGPNAHQRAITAIDTLRTALAADTPSATRYIDTTN from the coding sequence ATGGTGCAACATGCTTGGTCAGAAGTAGATCTCGATGAGTGGCTCGCAGCGGTCAGCATCGACCAAGCGATCTTCGATCTCCGTCCCGACTACTGCGCAGGGCTCATGGTCGTGGCCGGCATCAGCGCCGGTCCCTCCGATACCGATAGTGATCACTGGCTCCAAGCAGCCGATTCGTGCGACATCGATCTCGATGATGAACACCTCGAACACTGGCGAGACACCTACCGGGCGTTCGGCGCCAAACCGAACCGCACACGACCGAGCGCTGACGCACTGTCGCGACGTGCCCAAAAGAATGGGCTCCCACGGATCAACAAGATCACCGATACGTACAACGCGATCTCGCTGCTCCAACGAATTCCCATCGGCGTCGAGAACCTCGACGCCTACCTCGGCCCGGCACGACTCGTTCGTGCCGAAGGCACCGAGCAGTTCCACACGATCAGCGACGGGCTCAGCGTGGTGGAGCATCCCGAGCCCGGTGAGCCGATCTGGCGCGACGACACCGGCGTCACCTGCAGGCGATGGAACTGGCGCCAAACCACACGCACCGCCATCACCGACGCCACAGCCGACGCACTCTTCATCGTCGACGCACTCGGGCCCAATGCACACCAACGTGCCATCACCGCCATCGACACTCTCCGAACCGCACTGGCAGCAGACACGCCGTCCGCCACCAGATACATCGACACCACCAACTGA
- a CDS encoding beta-propeller domain-containing protein: MIGRRRSGVEDAPDDLDSIWATDSIPIDDGPTEFDWSTSAAEPDPATTATEVPNRRGKVIGAGIAAALLLAVGAIVVWPRGDQAADEADDTPDATPTTLSTLPESEVTTIPEAEFEIIDPDLAPSTVPTTETSPGALDPELGAGEERPSSIELPVELAASTTPTEVVVATSEGLVTLSIPSGRVRYDDGLPTRFGGGTMVVAPDAAALLDGNDLHIFQRDGMLLEIDDVAGNTGGFLRGWTVADDGTTRFQMISYGESGDGVELEIDVFGTVTPTTGSGTDLAYDFVRSSGGRILNDTGGVYRIGDDGAAVRVSTGRAFAANGSHVLARECDDARVCELVVLDLDSGERRVVPTDEVELDNLYSLDLAPDGTAVAVDRDGDDGVSGFVKEIIDFDLGVVGSMPGSPMFTSGSSWTADGGGVIGRRRGGGGLVYLDRETGTTADFGVDLFDNIVDFGVRYPDAELPPQSSDPAARAITLSEAVTVPTGLDLVVLGEGDRMAHVDLDGRTATPWSVPDLGAGFPEIHVNGPQVTVAAASTGFTSVLGEATQIDTDGTPLPGAPRFTGPLAGTVWAPTDDAAAGIDHRLVVIGQLPAIDGPELSVPNATLLGSDGDGGLLASIGGDIFAVTTKASSRLTSGELLALNGNVVLERVCPEALACAVYLVDRTTGNSTSISASPIDDAVPHRPERLVPVAGTISPDATAVVIETSDPSAATPWAVVDLRSQTVTSLPPPDLRQPMLWNELGTYLAFLSEGNLYVYDRTNARVSRVQGLGSARAIAAVGDDFVAE; the protein is encoded by the coding sequence ATGATCGGGCGACGTCGCAGCGGAGTGGAAGACGCTCCCGACGACCTCGACTCGATCTGGGCGACCGACTCGATTCCGATCGACGACGGCCCCACCGAGTTCGACTGGTCGACCTCGGCTGCCGAACCCGACCCTGCCACCACCGCCACCGAGGTGCCGAACCGACGTGGCAAGGTGATCGGCGCTGGCATCGCAGCTGCGTTGTTGCTCGCCGTGGGCGCCATCGTCGTCTGGCCGAGAGGCGACCAGGCTGCCGACGAGGCCGATGACACGCCCGACGCCACCCCGACGACGTTGAGCACGCTGCCGGAGTCCGAGGTCACCACCATTCCGGAGGCCGAGTTCGAGATCATCGACCCCGATCTCGCCCCGTCGACCGTGCCGACCACCGAGACGTCGCCCGGCGCACTCGATCCCGAACTCGGTGCCGGCGAGGAGCGACCGAGCTCGATCGAACTCCCCGTCGAACTCGCCGCATCGACCACGCCGACCGAAGTGGTCGTGGCGACCTCCGAGGGACTCGTCACGCTGTCGATTCCGTCGGGTCGCGTGCGCTACGACGATGGCCTGCCCACGCGATTCGGAGGCGGCACGATGGTCGTCGCCCCCGACGCCGCCGCCCTGCTCGATGGCAACGACCTGCACATCTTCCAGCGCGATGGCATGTTGCTCGAGATCGACGACGTCGCCGGCAACACGGGCGGGTTTCTCCGCGGCTGGACGGTCGCGGACGATGGCACCACTCGATTTCAGATGATCAGCTACGGCGAGTCCGGTGACGGCGTCGAACTCGAGATCGACGTCTTCGGAACGGTGACGCCGACCACCGGCAGCGGCACCGACCTGGCCTACGACTTCGTCAGGTCGAGCGGCGGCCGAATCCTCAACGACACCGGTGGCGTGTATCGAATCGGCGACGACGGCGCAGCGGTACGCGTGTCGACCGGACGGGCGTTCGCCGCGAACGGGAGTCACGTACTCGCCCGCGAGTGCGACGACGCCCGCGTGTGCGAACTCGTCGTCCTCGACCTCGACAGCGGAGAACGTCGCGTCGTCCCGACCGACGAGGTCGAGCTCGACAACCTCTACTCACTCGACCTCGCCCCCGACGGCACTGCGGTGGCGGTCGATCGTGACGGCGACGACGGTGTCAGCGGCTTCGTCAAGGAGATCATCGACTTCGACCTCGGCGTCGTCGGATCGATGCCGGGCTCTCCGATGTTCACCTCCGGGTCGAGTTGGACCGCCGACGGCGGTGGAGTCATCGGCCGTCGTCGCGGTGGCGGCGGCCTCGTCTACCTCGATCGCGAGACCGGCACGACCGCTGACTTCGGGGTCGACCTTTTCGACAACATCGTCGACTTCGGCGTCCGCTACCCCGACGCCGAACTCCCGCCGCAATCGTCCGACCCCGCGGCGCGCGCGATCACGCTGAGCGAGGCGGTCACCGTGCCGACCGGTCTCGATCTCGTCGTGCTCGGCGAGGGCGACCGCATGGCTCACGTCGACCTCGATGGCCGCACGGCAACACCGTGGTCGGTGCCCGACCTCGGCGCTGGATTCCCCGAGATCCACGTGAACGGGCCCCAGGTCACGGTGGCCGCCGCGTCGACCGGTTTCACCTCGGTGCTCGGCGAGGCCACACAGATCGACACCGACGGCACTCCGCTCCCCGGCGCTCCGCGTTTCACCGGGCCGCTGGCGGGCACCGTCTGGGCGCCCACCGACGACGCCGCGGCGGGTATCGACCATCGTCTCGTCGTCATCGGCCAACTCCCGGCGATCGACGGTCCGGAACTCTCGGTACCCAACGCGACGCTGCTGGGATCCGACGGCGACGGCGGCCTGCTCGCGTCGATCGGCGGCGACATCTTCGCCGTCACCACCAAAGCCAGTTCCCGGCTCACCTCCGGCGAACTGTTGGCTCTCAACGGCAACGTGGTGCTCGAACGCGTCTGCCCCGAGGCACTCGCGTGTGCGGTGTATCTCGTCGACCGCACCACCGGAAACTCCACGTCGATCAGCGCTTCACCGATCGACGACGCGGTGCCGCATCGGCCCGAGCGGTTGGTCCCCGTCGCCGGCACGATTTCGCCCGACGCGACCGCCGTCGTGATCGAGACCTCCGACCCATCGGCGGCCACGCCGTGGGCGGTCGTCGACCTGCGGAGCCAGACGGTCACCTCGCTTCCGCCTCCCGACCTCCGTCAGCCGATGCTGTGGAACGAACTCGGCACCTATCTCGCCTTCCTGTCGGAGGGCAACCTGTACGTCTACGACCGAACCAACGCCCGCGTGAGCCGCGTGCAAGGGCTCGGTTCGGCTCGGGCGATCGCCGCAGTCGGCGACGATTTCGTCGCCGAGTGA